One Setaria viridis chromosome 5, Setaria_viridis_v4.0, whole genome shotgun sequence genomic region harbors:
- the LOC117859100 gene encoding protein trichome birefringence-like 41: MKNQSAPPPPPDAPMTTTTTPRDDAAAAGGTGGVHDGQPTALLPRNSRPAGTTMRRRPGALWAGALVVVLVLAACTAAAAAAVTITRRQHRHGAPAASSAARSCDAFAAGRWVVDESYPLYDSASCPFIRDEFACARFGRPDKMYLKYRWQLDPPCAQPRFDGLALLGMWRGKTVMFVGDSLALNQYESLLCMLHAAAPGARTTVSPASGKIDPSYTVRFEDYNVTVVYYLTHYLVDLVAEKSGRVLKLDAIDQATNWLGADVLVFDSWHWWPRSGPTQPWDYIQEGNTVVKDMDRTRAFTKALHTWATWVDANLLHTDTKVFFQGISPSHYRGQDWGAPAKKTCMGETRPLNGTAPYPGGPIPQQAILRSVLAGMAKPVYLLDFTYLSQLRKDAHPTKYDGGVFAGDCTHWCVAGLPDTWNVLFYAALTGQF, translated from the exons ATGAAGAACCagtcggcgccaccgccgccgccagatgctccgatgacgacgacgacgactcccagagacgacgccgccgccgccggagggacAGGAGGAGTGCATGATGGGCAGCCCACCGCGCTTCTGCCAAG GAACAGCAGGCCGGCGGGGACGACGatgaggcggcggccgggcgcgctGTGGGCGGGCGccctggtggtggtgctggtgctggcggcgtgcacggcggcggcggcggcggcggtgaccatCACGCGGCGGCAGCACCGGCACGGGGCGCCGGCAgcgtcgtcggcggcgcggagctGCGACGCGTTCGCGGCGGGGAGGTGGGTGGTGGACGAGTCGTACCCGCTCTACGACTCGGCGTCGTGCCCCTTCATCCGCGACGAGTTCGCGTGCGCCCGCTTCGGCCGCCCCGACAAGATGTACCTCAAGTACCGGTGGCAGCTCGACCCGCCGTGCGCGCAGCCGAG GTTCGACGGGTTGGCGCTGCTTGGGATGTGGCGCGGCAAGACGGTGATGTTCGTGGGCGACTCGCTGGCGCTGAACCAGTACGAGTCGCTGCTGTGCatgctccacgccgccgcgccgggagcCCGGACCACCGTGTCGCCGGCGTCGGGGAAGATCGACCCCTCCTACACCGTCCGCTTCGAG GACTACAACGTGACGGTGGTGTACTACCTGACGCACTACCTGGTGGACCTGGTGGCGGAGAAGTCCGGGCGCGTCCTCAAACTGGACGCCATCGACCAGGCCACCAACTGGCTCGGCGCCGACGTGCTCGTCTTCGACTCGTGGCACTGGTGGCCGCGCTCCGGCCCCACGCAGCCCTGGGACTACATCCAGGAGGGCAACACGGTGGTGAAAGACATGGACCGCACCAGGGCCTTCACCAAGGCCCTCCACACCTGGGCCACCTGGGTCGACGCCAACCTCCTCCACACCGACACCAAGGTCTTCTTCCAGGGGATCTCGCCCTCACACTACAG GGGCCAGGACTGGGGCGCGCCGGCGAAGAAGACGTGCATGGGGGAGACGCGGCCGCTCAACGGCACGGCGCCGTACCCCGGCGGGCCGATCCCTCAGCAGGCAATCCTGCGGAGCGTGCTGGCCGGGATGGCCAAGCCGGTGTACCTCCTCGACTTCACCTACCTCTCGCAGCTCAGGAAGGACGCGCACcccaccaagtacgacggcggCGTCTTCGCCGGGGACTGCACGCACTGGTGCGTCGCCGGGCTCCCCGACACCTGGAACGTCCTCTTCTACGCCGCGCTCACCGGGCAGTTCTGA
- the LOC117856237 gene encoding G-type lectin S-receptor-like serine/threonine-protein kinase At2g19130, whose translation MAKLMARDLSRVLTTARGTVGYLAPEWIGGMAVTPKVDVYAYGMVLLEIVSGRMNSHEELRGDAVVEEVERACKVACWCIQDSEVDRPTMGKVVQILEGLVEVEMPPVPRLLTAIAGRSHLACT comes from the exons ATGGCGAAGCTCATGGCGAGGGATTTGAGCCGGGTGCTGACCACAGCCAGGGGAACCGTCGGGTACCTCGCGCCGGAGTGGATCGGCGGGATGGCCGTCACGCCCAAGGTCGACGTGTACGCCTACGGGATGGTGCTGCTGGAGATCGTGTCCGGGAGGATGAACTCGCACGagga GCTGCGCGGGGACGCCGTCGTCGAGGAGGTGGAGAGGGCGTGCAAGGTGGCCTGCTGGTGCATTCAGGACAGCGAAGTTGATCGGCCGACGATGGGGAAGGTGGTCCAGATTCTCGAAGGTCTGGTTGAGGTCGAGATGCCTCCGGTGCCGAGGTTGCTCACGGCTATCGCAGGGAGATCCCATTTGGCCTGCACGTAG